Proteins encoded within one genomic window of Prauserella marina:
- a CDS encoding NADPH-dependent FMN reductase, which translates to MAKTTTAAEQTPLRVAVIVGSIRTDRFCPTPANWIADQARKREDLDVDLIDLADYDLPIVLGGNDESAPTPDAVGELGKRLARADAFIVVTPIYNRSYPAALKNAIDWFYTEWQLKPVGCVSYGGITGGLQAVDALRGVFTEFHAVPLRDSVMFANFWKTFDHDGRPVDGESAAKLADGFLNQLTWWGNTLREGRTQRAYPFGESE; encoded by the coding sequence ATGGCGAAAACCACCACGGCAGCCGAGCAGACCCCGCTGCGGGTCGCGGTCATCGTCGGCAGCATCCGCACCGACCGGTTCTGCCCCACCCCGGCGAACTGGATCGCCGACCAAGCACGCAAACGCGAGGACCTCGACGTCGATCTGATCGACCTCGCCGACTACGACCTGCCCATCGTGCTTGGCGGCAACGACGAAAGCGCGCCCACGCCCGACGCCGTCGGCGAACTCGGCAAGCGGCTCGCGCGGGCCGACGCCTTCATCGTCGTCACGCCCATCTACAACCGCTCCTACCCCGCCGCACTCAAGAACGCCATCGACTGGTTCTACACCGAATGGCAGCTCAAACCCGTCGGCTGCGTCTCCTACGGCGGCATCACCGGCGGGTTGCAGGCAGTTGACGCCCTGCGCGGGGTTTTCACCGAGTTCCACGCCGTGCCGTTGCGCGACTCGGTCATGTTCGCCAACTTCTGGAAGACGTTCGACCACGACGGCCGTCCCGTCGACGGCGAGAGCGCGGCCAAGCTCGCCGACGGTTTCCTCAACCAGCTCACCTGGTGGGGTAACACGCTGCGCGAGGGGCGGACCCAGCGCGCCTATCCCTTCGGGGAATCCGAGTAA
- a CDS encoding MFS transporter encodes MIPTTAPERPTWREWTGLVLLALPLFMMATDFTVMFMAMPAVTADLVPSTTQTLWIMHIGEFVGAGFVITMGWLTGRIGPRFLLLAAMGLYGLASALAAFASNPETLLAARVLIGVAAGASTPAAMAMLRSMFTGKQFGIAFAVLMGAFTVGGALGPPIGGLLLEHFWWGSVFLINVPVAALVLTGGLLLFPRGGERTADRIDMPSVALSITAVMSVVFGLQEIADQGVSVPYVLVTLAGFGLGAWFIRRQRRLDNPLLDLKLFSIKALRVTVSAFVLSSLAFVAVDFLLVQYLQLVTGVPTSRLGLLLAVPGIAAILSTIVTPPIARRFAPSHIMASGLVIALGGALAIITSILVVPHQTWLLISGTTAIAFGVNPLMLLGAQLIVTSAPRKQAGSAVAIQDIGAGLGGAFGMALIGSLAMAVFGRVLNGRAPSDVSAADLEAATQSPGGAMTVAEGLRGDTGDGMITVTQEALSLGTVAAYATAVLLGVATIVFVLRGLRGVQLPSVAEADDPDADLDGPSADLARTNADLDVLDAGLAGR; translated from the coding sequence ATGATCCCCACCACCGCCCCCGAGCGGCCGACCTGGCGTGAGTGGACCGGCCTCGTACTGCTCGCGCTGCCGTTGTTCATGATGGCCACCGACTTCACCGTGATGTTCATGGCCATGCCCGCCGTCACGGCCGACCTTGTTCCCTCGACGACCCAAACACTGTGGATCATGCACATCGGCGAGTTCGTCGGCGCGGGTTTCGTCATCACGATGGGCTGGCTCACCGGCCGGATCGGGCCCCGGTTCCTGCTGCTTGCCGCCATGGGCCTCTACGGTCTCGCCTCGGCACTCGCCGCCTTCGCGTCGAACCCGGAGACCCTGCTGGCCGCCCGCGTACTGATCGGGGTGGCGGCGGGTGCCTCTACCCCCGCCGCGATGGCGATGCTGCGTTCGATGTTCACCGGCAAGCAATTCGGCATCGCCTTCGCCGTGCTGATGGGAGCGTTCACCGTCGGCGGCGCGCTCGGGCCACCCATCGGCGGGCTGCTACTCGAACATTTCTGGTGGGGCTCGGTCTTTCTCATCAACGTTCCGGTCGCCGCACTCGTGCTCACCGGTGGACTCCTGTTGTTTCCCCGCGGCGGAGAGCGGACCGCCGACCGCATCGACATGCCCAGCGTCGCGCTTTCCATCACGGCGGTCATGTCAGTTGTTTTCGGGCTACAGGAGATCGCCGACCAGGGTGTCTCCGTTCCCTACGTTCTGGTGACGCTCGCCGGTTTCGGGCTGGGCGCATGGTTCATCCGTCGGCAGCGGCGTCTCGACAACCCGTTGCTCGATCTGAAGCTGTTCTCCATCAAGGCACTCCGGGTCACGGTGTCGGCATTCGTGTTGTCCTCACTGGCTTTCGTGGCCGTGGACTTTCTGCTGGTGCAGTACCTGCAACTCGTCACCGGTGTGCCGACCTCGCGGCTCGGGCTGTTGCTTGCCGTTCCCGGCATCGCCGCGATCCTGAGCACGATCGTGACTCCCCCGATCGCACGGCGATTCGCCCCCTCCCACATCATGGCCTCGGGCCTGGTGATCGCGCTCGGCGGTGCGCTCGCGATCATCACCTCGATTCTGGTCGTTCCACATCAGACTTGGCTGCTGATCTCGGGAACGACCGCCATCGCGTTCGGCGTCAACCCGCTGATGCTGCTCGGAGCCCAGTTGATCGTCACGTCGGCTCCGAGGAAGCAGGCCGGATCGGCCGTCGCGATCCAGGACATCGGCGCCGGGCTCGGCGGGGCATTCGGCATGGCCCTCATCGGCAGCCTCGCCATGGCGGTTTTCGGTCGCGTGCTCAACGGCAGGGCTCCCTCGGACGTCTCGGCTGCCGACCTCGAAGCGGCGACGCAGAGTCCAGGCGGCGCGATGACCGTCGCCGAAGGGCTTCGAGGGGACACCGGCGACGGCATGATCACCGTGACCCAGGAGGCCCTTTCCCTTGGCACCGTCGCGGCCTACGCGACCGCCGTCCTGCTCGGTGTCGCCACCATCGTCTTCGTCCTGCGGGGCCTTCGCGGGGTCCAACTGCCATCGGTCGCGGAAGCCGACGACCCCGATGCGGATCTCGACGGCCCGAGTGCGGATCTCGCGCGCACGAACGCGGATCTCGACGTCCTGGACGCGGGACTCGCGGGGCGCTAG
- a CDS encoding BTAD domain-containing putative transcriptional regulator → MRIEVLGPVRLSTGEGVPVEVAERQLRLLLASLVVAGGEPVSADALIDRLWEGRLPANPAKVLRAKLSRLRSVLDKARPGARELLTHTPAGYRLALSPDTVDAVRFRDAVERSRGAGTPAQRVEVLRDALESWRGEPYGDAVDEIWLAPSVSELRELRAGARESLSEALLDNGEPEQALGVANGVGESHPARERSAAAVMLALYQLGRQREALETFEKLRHHLADELGVDPSPQVRELHGRILRQDPSLVSKPAAEPVPARKARTNIPAETTPLIGRRSESRQIAELLAEARLVTLTGIGGVGKTKLALHVAREQAPRFERGGWFIDLTELAATPEGPRSGERVAASVIAALDLPEPGSPTGNGERVREAIGARPVLLVLDNCEHVIAEVAAFVGELLREAPAARVLATSREPMGLPEEQRFNVATLSTEPGEDGEAGEAVEFFAARAKAGDPDFAIDAETAEAITELCRRLDGLPLALELAASRIRGLSVPDLLERLSERLSILRRPGHAVPRRQQTLRGMIDWSWSLLDEKEQAVLRRLAVHPGSVGLAAAEAICADDPGTGALVDQSEVVDVLIGLVDRSMVTTVTSPAGVRYGLLESIATYAEEKLDAAGERTRVVRRHAEYYLRFAWQADAGLRGVEHRRWLTRFEAERTQLRNAFDEAVRRGEGDNAVALAVATFWHQWMTGRHGHLLGDLVSAMDLPGSRGDEYAAAATYAVCLSLDTEPGREVHRVDEALALFSGERGVRARVQWFAGSSLLSTGIREDGERHVDEAIGELEAAGLHWDAAVAASQRDWFVVSNWGEPPRGLSGGRDPEAVWRELGGGYGLAQVLAVEYQKSEVDGDHVGAAGVVERALEVCLDLELWAEASWWYVAAAITALRSGDLAHATTCLGNARGLAADVAYEYGLDFAAFAESMIARYHGDFPRARSLLDHWILRGATAVQEPIMLFEDGFLAVWESRIEHAEKVLLSLRSLYSAPRRASSPLVEARLLELAAAVSALRADREAAVELLGTAEAVRERAGVPASAPDIRDADRVRSLVDAQH, encoded by the coding sequence ATGCGAATCGAGGTGCTGGGGCCCGTTCGGCTCAGTACCGGGGAGGGCGTCCCCGTCGAGGTGGCCGAACGCCAGCTTCGGCTGTTGCTGGCCTCGCTGGTCGTCGCCGGCGGCGAACCGGTTTCGGCCGACGCGCTCATCGACCGCCTGTGGGAAGGGCGACTGCCCGCGAATCCGGCGAAAGTGCTCAGGGCAAAGCTTTCCCGGCTGCGCTCCGTTTTGGACAAGGCGCGACCCGGCGCTCGGGAACTCTTGACCCACACACCGGCGGGCTACCGGCTCGCCCTTTCACCGGACACAGTGGACGCCGTCAGGTTCAGGGACGCGGTCGAGCGCTCACGCGGGGCAGGTACACCGGCACAGCGGGTCGAAGTGCTGAGGGACGCGCTGGAATCGTGGCGAGGGGAGCCCTACGGCGACGCCGTCGACGAGATCTGGCTCGCCCCGAGCGTATCGGAGCTGAGAGAACTACGGGCCGGGGCAAGGGAATCGCTGAGCGAGGCGCTGCTGGACAATGGAGAGCCGGAGCAGGCGCTCGGCGTCGCCAACGGCGTGGGGGAGTCGCATCCTGCTCGCGAGCGGTCGGCCGCGGCCGTGATGCTGGCGCTGTACCAACTTGGCCGACAACGGGAGGCGCTGGAGACGTTCGAGAAGCTGCGCCACCACCTTGCCGACGAACTCGGCGTCGATCCCAGTCCTCAGGTGCGTGAGCTGCACGGGCGCATCCTTCGCCAGGATCCTTCACTGGTCTCGAAACCGGCTGCCGAGCCCGTTCCGGCGCGGAAAGCCCGCACCAACATCCCTGCCGAGACGACACCGTTGATCGGTCGGCGAAGCGAGAGCCGCCAGATTGCGGAATTGCTGGCCGAGGCGCGTTTGGTCACGTTGACCGGCATCGGCGGGGTCGGCAAGACGAAGCTGGCGCTGCACGTCGCGCGCGAGCAAGCCCCTCGGTTCGAACGCGGAGGCTGGTTCATCGACCTGACCGAACTCGCGGCCACGCCTGAGGGGCCGAGGTCGGGCGAGCGCGTCGCGGCCTCCGTCATCGCCGCGCTCGACCTTCCCGAACCGGGGTCGCCAACGGGCAACGGCGAGCGGGTGCGAGAGGCGATCGGCGCGCGGCCGGTGCTGTTGGTGCTGGACAACTGCGAGCACGTCATCGCCGAGGTGGCGGCCTTCGTCGGCGAGCTACTGCGCGAGGCGCCAGCAGCCCGGGTTCTCGCCACCAGCCGCGAGCCCATGGGACTGCCGGAGGAACAGCGGTTCAACGTCGCGACCCTCAGTACGGAACCGGGTGAGGACGGCGAAGCCGGTGAGGCGGTGGAGTTCTTCGCGGCACGGGCGAAGGCGGGCGACCCGGACTTCGCGATCGACGCCGAGACGGCAGAGGCGATCACCGAATTGTGCAGGCGGCTCGACGGGCTGCCCTTGGCGCTGGAACTGGCCGCGAGCCGTATCCGAGGGCTTTCGGTGCCGGATCTGCTTGAGCGGCTCAGTGAGCGGTTGAGCATCCTGCGCCGTCCCGGCCACGCGGTGCCGCGACGCCAGCAGACCCTTCGCGGCATGATCGATTGGAGCTGGTCACTGCTCGATGAGAAGGAGCAGGCCGTGCTGCGCCGCCTCGCCGTTCATCCAGGCAGTGTGGGTCTTGCCGCGGCTGAGGCGATCTGTGCCGACGATCCCGGCACGGGTGCATTGGTGGATCAGTCCGAAGTGGTCGATGTACTGATCGGCCTCGTCGACCGCAGCATGGTCACCACCGTCACTTCGCCTGCCGGTGTCAGGTACGGCCTGCTGGAGTCGATCGCGACCTATGCCGAGGAAAAGCTCGACGCGGCGGGAGAACGTACCCGCGTCGTCCGGCGACACGCCGAGTACTACCTCCGCTTCGCGTGGCAAGCCGACGCGGGCCTGCGCGGTGTGGAGCACCGGCGGTGGCTGACTCGGTTCGAGGCGGAAAGGACGCAGCTGCGCAACGCCTTCGACGAGGCCGTTCGCAGGGGAGAAGGGGACAACGCGGTCGCGCTGGCCGTGGCCACGTTCTGGCATCAATGGATGACCGGGCGCCACGGTCACCTCCTGGGGGATCTGGTGTCCGCGATGGATCTCCCCGGCTCGCGCGGCGACGAATACGCCGCCGCGGCGACGTATGCCGTGTGCCTGAGCCTCGACACCGAACCAGGAAGGGAAGTGCACCGGGTCGACGAGGCGCTCGCACTGTTCTCGGGCGAACGCGGCGTGCGGGCGAGGGTGCAATGGTTCGCCGGGTCTTCCTTGTTGTCCACGGGTATCCGCGAGGACGGTGAGCGGCACGTGGACGAGGCCATCGGCGAACTGGAGGCGGCTGGTCTCCACTGGGATGCCGCCGTCGCCGCGAGCCAGCGGGACTGGTTCGTCGTCAGCAACTGGGGTGAGCCGCCGCGGGGGCTTTCCGGAGGACGCGATCCCGAGGCGGTGTGGCGTGAGCTTGGTGGCGGGTATGGTCTCGCGCAGGTACTCGCCGTCGAGTATCAGAAGTCCGAAGTGGATGGAGACCACGTCGGGGCGGCCGGTGTCGTCGAGCGCGCGCTGGAAGTCTGCCTCGATCTCGAACTGTGGGCCGAGGCGTCCTGGTGGTACGTGGCGGCCGCGATAACGGCGTTGCGATCAGGGGACCTTGCTCATGCCACGACCTGTCTCGGTAACGCGAGAGGGCTCGCCGCGGACGTAGCCTACGAGTACGGTCTCGACTTCGCCGCGTTCGCCGAGTCGATGATCGCCAGATATCACGGGGATTTCCCCCGCGCTCGCTCGCTGCTCGACCACTGGATTCTGCGTGGCGCCACGGCTGTCCAGGAACCGATCATGCTGTTCGAGGACGGATTCCTCGCGGTGTGGGAAAGCCGAATTGAGCATGCCGAGAAGGTGTTGCTCTCGTTGCGTTCGCTGTACTCGGCGCCCCGGCGCGCGAGCAGTCCGCTGGTGGAGGCGCGGTTGCTGGAACTGGCCGCTGCCGTCAGCGCGCTGCGCGCCGACCGGGAGGCCGCCGTCGAGCTGCTTGGTACGGCCGAAGCCGTTCGTGAGCGCGCCGGGGTGCCCGCTTCGGCGCCGGACATCCGCGACGCCGATCGCGTTCGCTCGCTCGTGGACGCGCAGCACTAG